Within the Mugil cephalus isolate CIBA_MC_2020 chromosome 1, CIBA_Mcephalus_1.1, whole genome shotgun sequence genome, the region CGCTCCAGTTCACTCTTTTTATTGCTCCGCACAGGTTTCGATGTCTGTTTTCTCGACATGCTGGTTGCAAATGTTACTATGGGCCTGCAACACCAAAAAATGTCTTATGGTAACGAGCTGGCACTTCATTAAAGACTGCCACACATCTGCAGCCTGTttgaaaagacacagaaacagtaGTGGTTAATCCTTTATTTGTTCCACAGTGGGCagacaataataatgattataattttcCTAGAATGTCAGAGCCATTTAATCAGCTGTAACTTCCAAGtcacaaacaaccaaacagcAAAATTCCATCTGAATATGAACAAcctttttgtctatttttcccatgcacaacaaaacataaacaacGTAACATGCAAAACGTTGTTTCAGTGCAATCAGGATTTAGTTATCAATACAAAGACTTAAtcctaaatttaaaataataataataataaaggcgATTTTGTAGAGTTTCATATATGCTGTGAAACAACATTAACTGTGTTCCGCCTAATTGCTCTGTTCGTGTAACGCATTTACCCAAGTTAAATATCAGTTTGATTAGTTTTGATAtataatacagtaaaatatttaacGATGGGTAGTAAATACGTACAATCTAGCTACTTGTTAGCTAACGTATTCACATGGAGTGTTGTCTCGACGTCCGGCTAGCAGCTAGCTCCAGAGCCTTCAAATACAGGATATTACATAACAAATCCTATCTCCCCGCCTGTAGCGTTAATCAcgcaaaaaaatatttaacctAGTTAACACACTGAAACCGACCTTTAAGGAATTGTGATCGAGGAGCTATGAGTATTTTccgttttaattttttttggctCAGAAAAGGAATGTAATGATTGTCCGTTTTGTTTACAACTGTAATTCCGCATACGCATATCCGTGTGCGTCAAAACGTACGGAAGAGGGGATGGGACAAAAAGTGAAAACGCGAATTAATATTGCTTCAGGAAAATAGTTTAATCTCTCTATCATtttcaattaatttattttattttattttctatctatctatctatctatctatctatctatctatctatctatctatctatctatctatctatctatctatcggtccgtccgtccgtccgtctacTGTGTGTAGTCTAGTCATTTTATACTGTGACTCATGACAAAGTAGGAGGTTGACTTACAATTGTGGAAGGAATATTCCCCCTCAAAATCCCTCCACCTTCTGCTCTGCCAAACTCTTGCAAATCTACTCACCACCAACTCCTTCTGATGCCTCCACACAGTTGGTGAATAAAATGTGGGGGAGGAGTGGGCTGAGAAGCAATAAACAGGAGGTTTGCTATGAAAGAAGACAAGCAGACACTCTGAGacaaatatatatgaatatactTTATGTCcctaaaaactgaaaataaataatgaataaagataTTTGCACCCAACCACCCGGCCAAGAAGAAAAGGCCAATATCTCTGTTGATGTAAGTTGGGGATGGTTTAACCTTACCAAGTGATGAACAGATGCACTGGCCTGAAGGCTATCCATGCATTTGTAGAAATCAGCCCCCTGAGTGGAACAGAGGAACAGTAAGTCAAGTGTGATGAAAGTATAACACATCATGCAcactatatttattattatatacagtatgttaaaaTGGTTTGTGCATATCAAACACATTGAatcattatgtttttatgtagcAACTGTTGTAGTTATACATACAGTACTACAAGCAGAAATGGTAGTTTTCttggtagtagtagtaataatcgAAACAGTAGTAATAGCGGTACTGGTAGCTAAGTGATAGTAGTAACAGTAATCACCcctgtgtttttaaactgttttcataatcttgtttgttcctgtttcaAGTCCCTTTACTGTCAAATGTTTACATTAGCCCATTTCTCCCCCCTGTAGATTTTAATTAGAGGCCACTACACTCCTTCCCAACTTGGCTGTGCTTCTTCACCGGGGGAGGCCGATATGAAGACTAAgagagtgtctgtgtgttgacAACAGCAGATGTTTTTGAATTCTGCTCCACCAAAGAGGAAGAGGGCAATTTAAAACCCTCATAATTAATCTAGTAGTTACTATATAAAAATCTACaagtaatgaaataatcctGCATGTCTATTGTATTGTAGGAGAGAGAAGGCTGTGTGGttgctgtccgtggtgctgaaactgTGTCCACCACTGTTGGGCTGGTGGTAGCAGTGGTATGCAGTGGTAATAGTGCTACTGGTGGTAGCAGGAGTGGTACTGCTACACGTAGTATTAATAGTGGTAGAAGTGATAGTAGTAGTTTTTGTGGTAGTAGTAGCAGAAGTAGCAACCGAGTGATAGTGATTAGTACTAGTATTAGTTTCACtggtaatagtagtagtagttacaTTAGTGGCAAGTGATACTAAAACGGGGTAGTAGTTACACAAATAGCATAAGTGACAGCAAtgttagtagtagtactagtaatATGAGTACAAGTGCTAGTGGTACTCTTAATCGTTGTAAGATAAGATTCTTGGGTGAATTGAGGCAGGTAATCGCAGGTCCACGGGGTTTGTACTATacaaaagtttcagttttaacaTCAATAGTAATCGTTTTTAAAATTCCACTGAGAAGCTTCAGCTCAGATATCATAATACTTTATATGTAGTATTATAGCATATTGTTATCACTGTATTACATTAATATTCACCTATTATATTTATTGGTGGTTAGGTTTGACATTATGCAAAACAATGAATTTTAAGGATTTCCATTCTGGTATCTGACAGTTAATGGAGCAAGTTTTCAGGTCAgataatttctctctctcttctctctctgttttttagTCTCGGACTCACTTTGGGTATGAAACATTAAACATGATAATATGAGCACAAACAGCAGTAATTGTTCGCAGAAGGAAAAGCAACACTGTCTGGAAGAGAAATAAGAAAGCTATGTAGCGTTTTCTTGTGGGTATGCGTGTATTCGAGAGTAAAAGGCTTGAAACCTTTCGAGTAAATGAAGTTTACTCATAATAAAGAGGTTTCTTGTCCGTTCTTGAAGATTGGCATCTGCAGGTATCCATAGGCCTGTGCCATGAAGGCAGTTTGCAGTTCTTCCCTCTCACACcgcccaccacacacacaagcgcgcaTGCACGGGCACACGCACTAGAGGTGGGAGTGGGTGCTCGTGTAGCTGCTGGAAGCCAGGATGGGATAATCATGCGTGTCTGGCTCCGGGCGTTGATGCAGCTGCCGTTGCTGGATACGGACTGGACTCAGGGCGCAGGGTGGGTCTAGTTCCCGACTGGAGCTAGCCTATCTGGACCTCATGTCGATGTTATCAAGCATTCCGAGAACGACGAGGGCGATGGGTGTGAGTGGAGTTGGTGCAGCTCTTTGAAACGTCCAGGCGAGAGAAATCAGCCGTTTTCTTGGATGGAGGACAGGATTCACCGGCATTAAAGCGCAGACCCGGCTTGGAATAACTTggcaaagaggagagaggatacCGAGGCATCCCTTGGAGGATATCAAGTGGAAGCCCTTCTTTTCGTTTCTTTACCCCCTTTTTTAACTGGGATAGCGACCGATCACTTTTGCATTGGTAATTAGGAGAAGACTGCCTCTTTGGAGCGAGCGGCAGCCGCATCCGACCCGACCAAGCGGTGTTtgtgtggaggggggtggaTTCTTTGGATGGTGAGGGCGCAGTGAAGGCTGAGAGAGCGGCTTGCCGTGTGtaggaggagacggagggagacCGGGCAGTTTGAAGGGACGGGGAGCCAGGAGCGGCGCGGCGGCTCCATGAGCGGCTCCTGCCGGGACAGAGCGCCCAGAGCCCAGCCGGAGCGTCTCCACCGCCGCGGGTAGAATCCCGGGCTACAGGACGGTGGCCAGTTTGGAAGTTTTGATGCATATGATCACAACCACCATGATTTTTATGATTCTTGGTGCTTCAGTTGTAATGGTAAGACATCTTCACCTCCCTCAACCACAGTAGCATTTTGTAATTTCCCACTGGAGCTAACAGCTATTCAATTTGTAATTATAATGAAAAATGTCCAGTGATTGATCCCATTTTAGGAAAAACTACACATCAGGCCTATCAATGACATGTGGAAGTAGGTTAGCCTACCTATAATTACCTgctgtcataaataaataatctaagTCCGCTTAGATGCAAGAGTCCCCCCCTTATCGGGAGGACTGCCAAGACTATTTCAGTCCTTTCCGTAATGGTGTTTCCTGTTGTTTATCGTAGGTAACAGTAATGGAAAGAATGATTCGTTGTCTGTAGTAATAGCCTAGCCTATTGCTTGACATGTCCCAGCTGACTGGCATGGTTTTTTGCAGGCGATAGCCTGTTTAATGGACATGAACGCACTACTGGATCGCTTTCACAACTACATCTTACCGCATCTACGAGGGGAGGACCGCGTCTGTCACTGCAACTGTGGAAGGTAGGCTAAATGCCATCATCCTCTACAATATCTGGGATAAACATGGTGGTATGtgctcttttctgttttaccCGTCAATTCTTAATTGCTGAAGAGGCCTCGAAGATTTCTGGCGGTGAAGCCCCGCAAAGCCAGCTCCGATTTCAGCGTGCCTGTGCTCTGCCATAGCGGCTGATGCTGgtgttttttcattattattatttttattgttaacattattatcattcacACGGATAAGTAAATCTCGCGTTTGATCGcgactgtgtctttttttatatgCGCCCGCTGCGAGGATTTTTTCGGCTTTGCTGCATATAGGAAGGTGTGTGTCGGAGCCATAAATAGGTAATGAACTATGAGCACTATGAGGCCGTTCAAAAACAATCCGAGCATCAAGTGCGCTGTGCGATTAACGTAGGCCTCGCACGGTGTCGGTGAGAATATGAACCTGCTGGGCCAATTACGAAGCCCTGAAGTGAGGTGGCTATGGCTTAAAGAAGTGAACGGGCTTGAGGGAACTGGCTCATCAGACTACCTACTGTTTGCTGTCACAGTGAGGTCGGGTTTGAAGTGAGGAAAACAGCAGCAAGACACTCATTAATATATTCATCCGGATTTATCGCGCATTTTGCATCAACAGTTAGAAACCCAGTCTGGACTGAGTGGATGAGCAGAGACACAGTTGGGCCTCTGTTATTATTTCTGGTCTTAAGTCTCTACTGTGGGTATGACAACAGCTATGTTGGCGCAAGATTTAAAGTGaggaattatttttttcttaactgatGCACACTCAGAtcctgattggtccatgtcctGCAGGCAATATCTGCAGCTGTGAGCACAGACACAGCAGGGCTTCTGGAAGGGAATTTTCTCTGTTCATGTaggtgcaagttgaacagatgcacattaaaacaaaacagcagtatATAGTGTGCGTACTGCCGTGAGGGGGCTGATGTGTTAGCAGTTTATTAGCAGCCTTAAGAGaccatttcactgtgtttttttatctcGTACATTCAGATATGGGTCATCATCAGTCACATCAGATGTGGTTGTCAGAGTGGAATAATCTGACTCAAAGTTAGGAAATCCCTCTTGTACATGCTGACAAATATAGCATCAATGTAGACTAATCAAGACAAAACGAGGAGTCCAGCTTTCAAACAAGATAATATATAACTAATATAATACTAATACCTGTTATTTTGTAATATTGAAACAGTCATGTCAAACTTGCAAATGCTGATAGAGGTCCAGTTCTGAATGCAAGTGGAAATCAATAGCTCTGAGCAGTGATTTCGATTTCATCTATAATTCCAAAAAGATCATTTTCCTCGTTGAggtgtttgttaaatgtttagACAGAGATCAAACAAACCTTTGTGCCAGTGGATAGTATGCACAGGTTTGACTTCGCTCCTCCTGTTAGTGTTCAGGTCACTGTAATCATGCAGTGTCTTTCAGTGACCTGGAAAGGCTCCTGAATGGGAGTCAGTCATCTGTTTTCACATAAACAGCAGAAATGTGGGAGACATGGATGAACAGAACAGAGCTTGGGCTTTGCCTGCCTGCCCTTCCAATCATGAGGCGTGGAGGTGTTGGGACGCCTACGGAGCTCACCTTGCCCACCTTGAGGACACTGCtagtgtcattttatttggcaGCCTCTCTGCTCAGATTTGGATGTAGCTGTAGCTCTTTTGAAGGGCCTTAGCGGCTTATGTGACAGAGGAGATGGATAAGAGTGTACAGAGTGTGTTGATATAAATTAAGTATTTTTAGCCCAAAGTTTTGTCTGAAAATTGTAATGTTCATAATAAGAAATAAGGTTCTTATTCAGATCATCCAAATGAACAGTTTAAAGGTATACATGCATCAAAAGaattttttcaatttatttaggCATTAAAGCACAAGTGTTCTTTAGGGAAGAGAAGGAGACCTGGAGCCAAATTTTGGGTCATCTTTACACTTGAGTTAGCTGTGAAAACACTGTTAATGGTCCTCTGTGGCTGCATGGCTCAGGCTGGCGAAGTCTAAAAGTTTGATCCCCCACGTGGCCCTGCTTCTTTTGTAAGATACTTAAGGTACTAATCTGCAGggcgtttttttcttttcccttacattcagtattaagtgCTGTAGCGGTCCTGCACTGCACTTTTCAGAGACCATCTGCCAGTCACACATCATGGCTGGATTTTACATTAATAAACGTGAATCTATAAGATAGTTtactttcatatatttttttctttactgggTGTTTTGCCTCTCAAAGGTTAAACAACTTCTATTTACAGTGGTCAATATTTTGACCATTAATAGTTTTAAAGAGGCAGTCAGCTAGTTTACTTCTGTTTGTCATGCAGTGAACCACTTGGCCTGTGAAATTACTTCACATACAGAAAATGTAGAATCCATTGttgacattcatttttaaaatcagtCACTTTCAAGGCCTTCAGATTTACAATGCAGCTTCTACTTGCAGCTgtactttatttactttattgtaGAACACCTTCCAAATCCTCAGTCAGTCCAAACCTGTTATCAGTGTAATGTCTAAAAGTGTATGAGTGCATCTGTACTCACATCCAGCAGTTAAATCTCTGCACTCCTACTGTGTTCCCATATGGCATTTGTCAAACAACTGCCCGTGTTGTTGGAGTAAGAGAGCATCCATCCTCTCCCAGGAGGGCAGGTAATACCATACAGTAAGGCTTTCATATCAGGTGGATGTATCTGCTTTACAATGGATTGCAATCGATGTAGGACAATGGAGGTGTTGTGAATGTCTCTAGATGATAGCTGATCAGTGGTTGCTGTAACTGCTGATGTGCACCGCTGTATTTATTATGCAGTCCCTTTGCTGTAATACAACAGAGTCGTTCACTAATCTAGAAACATGCTTTTAAATCTACGGTTAATCAGCGTTACCTTTCCATATTTTTTCACCGTGTTTCCTTTTAGTCTCCTGTGAGATGTAACCAATCTTTTCTTAtatcaaacaaattaaagacTTTCCTGCAAAACCCTTTTAGAaccaatttaaaaatgacacaaaaagatgaagCCCCCTTAGATTAACTCACAAACCTTGCTTCCAGATTTGCCTCATTTAGGATATTTGCCTTATTTATATGTAAAGTTTTTACTAATGcagatttggatgtaaattCCTCCCAGCACCCGCCCTACAATAATCGGTCTTCTTACAGGACTTGAGGAGTTTCTGCAAATTTACCATTACAACTGAACCATAAACCTTTCTGCCTAAAGTGCTGCCTAGAGACCCCCAAGGCTCCAGGAGAGGACTTCAAGGGTTTCTAGCCATGTGCAGATAAGTGTGATAATTTCAAAATCTCTGGACAATCTCTAACTGTTCCATTACTTTGCCCTGTCTGTCCTCACACCAGGCATCATGTCCACTATGTAATCCCATATGATGGGGACCATTCATTGgtggactcatcagagaactaCTTTGTGAGTGACAGTGTGACCAAGCAGGAGATGGACTTGATGCTGGGATTGCTGCTGGGATTCTGCATCAGCTGGCTGCTGTTGTGGCTGGATGGAGTCCTACACTGTGCCGTCAGGGCCTGGAGGGCAAGCCGCTACTATGGTAAGGAACCAGTCCAGTGTTTATTCCTTTCAGATATACACACAGTCGAGCACAAGTTCAACAATCCTTATGTCCCCTAAATTGATATATTCTTTGACGTGAAAACATACTGGATAATTCcacctgtaaaaaaaacatatcaataGCATTAGCAAAAAGCTCTAAAGCAAATATGATTTATGCCCTTTTATCCACAATGTATCTGCATCTCTGAGTGTTTGCCAGGTAACACAGCAGTTGGCGGAACTCTGGAAAATGACCTTCCTGCCTTTTGCTTGGCCCATTTTAGGCTCTCATATTTTGATCTTGTTTCTCTCAGTTTACTGCGACCTCTTGGAAAATcactacaaaacaaaaccttcCAGCCATGGGAAGATTCAGACTTTAAGTTTATCTCATCTTAATTTCAATCTTCATTTTCAATACAACAACAGTACCATCATCAAGTGTAATTACGATATTGTGAATGTATTCAACtcaggaagctttttttttttttaatataaatacaagtgTGATAAACCAGTCTGTTTGTATCAGAGCACAAAATATGACTCATTCTGACTCACAATAAATTCAGTGAAGTGACTTAAACACTTCTGTGTATctcttttaaattatattcatGGCATACATTATTGTAATTGATGCACTATCTTGCTGCTTTGGTACATTATTCAGTCCATTCAGTGCATGAGTCAAAATGTTGCATTAGCATTGAAATCAACAGAGAATTAAATATCCTTGTAACATCTGATGTCAGACTAAATCACTTCTCAGTGGTTGTTTCGATTACATACACAACATGCAGTATTTCAAGCCTGGTCTGACAGAGCACCTCTGCTAAGTCAAACCTGTAATAGTGTCACTGGGGACACTGCAAGAACAAACAAGCAAAGCAATGCATTAAGGTGAAATACAATATTAATAGGAATTGAAATAGTAGGAGATGATGCCGACTCCAATTAAAATTTTCCACTGACGTAAACCTAATTAGGAAGACTAAAAAAACGTACTCATAGGGCACAGGTTACACAAGTTGGCAAAATGGAAAATTAACTCAATTTACATTCATGATTGTGGCTTTCATGGCAAGATAATGTCTCTTTTTGATAGTGGTTTAGTTGCTGGCATGGCcgctggttaaaaataaaaaatgaactgatAAAAGGCATTTTCAAATGTTAATAGGTATTTACATTGCAAATACAAATTgtgaaataacattttgaaTGAAATGGAAGTAGACTGACTTTGGAAACCTGATGCGCATGGATTTTGACAACCAATGGTCCCAGAGGCTTCTTAGGGTCATAAGGAAAGACTCATGGAAAGGGCCCTTAAAGAGGATCTTAAGCCTCAGTCACGTGGGGTTAATTAATCAGGGAAATAATTGTTCTTAAAACCTTGCAATTCTACAgttaatagagggtatgcatgtgatgtcacagcaagcataagtctccatggttatgcccactgagtggcaaagagtgacagttgaacatggagattagccacaATAGTTGAATcgtaggctttaatagcatctaaattgtaaaattaatttaaaaaatggggaagagctgtgtGTTTGACTGTACTAACAGATTTgttaacattacttctcagtaaagctcttcaTTAGCTTAgttatcttttatttagctacatttatcataactgaaatgaaataaacttatcggtaaactaactgaaactgaagctaatccacttttcagTAAAGAGGCAGTCAAGTGACTCCACTTCGTTCTTCCAAATAAGGAAGTAATCTAGTACCaagctgttggagctgtgttgtggCCCTGGACGGCAGTGATGTTAATGCATACCTTCGCTAGTGGTCCCTTTTCTTGGACAGCATGATTAGTCCAGGAGCATCATTCTGCACTAACTTAGGTGACcttcttcattaaaaaaaacaaaaaaaaaacaaaacaaaacaaaacaaaaaaaaaactaaagttcTAGTTAAATGATATGTAATCATGGCACTTAAACATCTAATGATAACTTCAAAATTTGGCATACTATTCCATACTACACTATGGAGCTATGTTACAAGGTTTATTGGGCTTTACAGTTGTGTTGCCTGTTATAAAGAATAATCAGGGATCCAGGATAGACTCTTGGGGAACTCCACAAAAGACTTGTGCCAGTAAATGCCGTTTTATCAGGTCTGAAGTAAACTTCTTGTATCTTATAGCACATCAGTAATACCAACAAAGCTTTGCAAACATTATAATCACTGTGTCAAAGACAGAGCTGAGCTCAAGGGTAATTAAAATGATTACTTTGAAGTACCTCCAGCATTTAATTCACAGTTGAACTACAAATGGTCATATTTAATCCGGTGAGATAAAATTATGATAACAATTATAATAATTGTGGTAAGTAATATTAAGTATGGTTTTCCAATAGTCCTACAGTTGTTTTTTAGTTATTCTTGCTGATTAGACCTCCTCTAAGGTTAAAGGTTGATGGACTTAGTGTATAGGATTTATGTGAGGTCACTGGATTCCATGAACTAAAAAGAATACCTGCACTCTATTTGACTGTGATGGTTACTACGCAGGAGCAAGGTCAGAAGTTGACCGTTGTGATGCCGCTAAATCAATATCAGtcaattatattaataatttcAGAGGCCATACCTTTTCCCACATGAATTCAGCCAAGACATACCATGTGAAATACATCTTTGCATTATTTACGATGCGATTCTTTGTGTAATGTCTTTTCTGGTCAAACAGCTGTCAGTTCTAGTTGGCGTATGTCATTTTAAAAGTGTAATAGAAATAGAAGTGGAAACAAACTAATTTGACACACCAGATGGTTTGTTACAGAGAACCATCTGGGAAGTTATTTGTGGAAACTCTATGGGAAAggacaggcaaaaaaaaaaaatgagtgggCAAACACTTTGTCTATCACAAACTTTAACCAGATTGCTTCAAAAACTAGTGAGCAGTCGTCGGTAAAGCTAGCTACGTAGTTAGCATTTAGATGATTCTTGTTTGTAAAACaatgcttttatatagcacatttctacctgttggtacgcaaagtgcttttacagtcatagacacatctacccattcgctcacatagacacacacattcacacaccagtgccacacattgggagcaactgggggttcattgtcttgcacaaaaacacttcGGTAGGGGCACATTCCAGGAATCAAACCGCTAAGCCACTTGAAACCCACCCGTAACTGCTAGTAGGTCCTCACAGGATGCTGATTGGTTGATGCTTGGCAGGATGGATTCTCTGTGATTTTACAGATATCCCACCAGACAACCTGAACATAACCCAGCCaaatgttttaaactggtttacCATGGGCATACATGGACAATTGTTATTTCCGTCTGAGTAACTGCATGTCCCAGAAATGTCTATAGGATAACTTCAGTTTCAGTGGTTAGCACCATCACATCACAGCGAGAAGTTCTTGACTTAGTTGAATATGTGcttgaggtttttatttttgtcacatgaATAAGCTGCAGCTATAGCTGCAGTGAAATTAAATTGTAATAACTCTCATGCAAATTagagtggaaaataaatgtagaCTTTATATTGGAAAAATGACAATTCACAAGTACAGTATGACCGAttttaacaagaaaacaaaataaacaaaaaaaagctaaaactaaatGACTGGTGTGTGTATTGGTGTCCATTACATCAGAAGACAGGTGGTTTGAAAGAAGAGTACAGAATACCCTTCTCTGAACATATAACTTTCCATCTATTTACAACACAGTCTCAACATCTGTCTCTATAAGGTTTCACCTCTGTTCTACATATAATACACATTGTGTATTATAGAGTATTATCAGTATTTATACAAAGTATTAACTACTTGATTTTAGCAAAGGAGCCATGGTACATGAAAAGCCTTCAAAATTAAAGTACTTGCTAGATCCCTAATTTATAcgataacaataaaatatagcAGAAATAGAACGGAATCAAAACTCCAATTACAGGTGAGTTTGTTACCTGATCACTGACTGTGTGAGGTTCAGGTGGgtaccacccacagatgttgaGATTAAAACCCAAATTCCACTTTTAGAAGTCGAGTAGCTATTTGGATGAGAGGTGTAAATGTCTTCCAAATTCCagctgcccttgtttcagcttatTTTTTGGTTATACCATCACCTGCATCACTGAAAACCTTGACAAATACACTGTATATGTATCTGGATACAGCAGTTACTGGATCAAACTAGGCTGAAATGACACATGAATTTTCTCCCACCATCTGCTGTGCTGTAGCGAATGCTACATTCCCACatagtgtgtgtttaaatcCAACTGAGCGCGATAGTTGCTTCTTAATTTCCTGCCTTCTGTCAACACGCGCTCTCTCTGAAATATCTGTTTCATTTCTCTCGCCATCTCCTCCTGACAGATGAACGATGCATGTTACTTtagcaaaagaaaaggaatgtGGCGGATTTAATGAGACAGAACATGTGGTGTATAGCTCATCCCTTGGCGTTTCGCCGACACAGGCAGAGAAATAAAAGGTCTTTCAGTGACGCTAGCAGCTATGAGACACACACGTGTAAAATCATGACATGATGGCATGAAATCCCTCTCATCAACCATTGTCAAGACAGAGGATTCATTTGTGTGCGCTGGAAAGATGCTCACTGCTGAGTATTGGCACCTTGGATTAAAGTGCTGTACTTTCTCGTGGTGGTTCTCTGGCCCCGACAGGATCAAACCCATGTGCCGAAACAAATTTGTATCATTCTTTTGAATTTTTGTGAATCCTGAATATTGAATCAAAGCTGGACCTGGGATTTTCTGTCGGCTTTCTGTTGTACGGCCCTCAGAGTCGGGGCTGTTCTGTGATATGGAGGTGCCCTGGATCTTCAGTTTTAAGGATAAAGTAGGTGATATGTGACCTGGATACTGGGAACGCCATGGAAAAGCTCCGCAGGCACAACGGGGGAAGGCAATT harbors:
- the tmem240a gene encoding transmembrane protein 240 — translated: MHMITTTMIFMILGASVVMAIACLMDMNALLDRFHNYILPHLRGEDRVCHCNCGRHHVHYVIPYDGDHSLVDSSENYFVSDSVTKQEMDLMLGLLLGFCISWLLLWLDGVLHCAVRAWRASRYYDTPSWSWLPQFCNLRDLRRRAQLRQLEDSSGNMVHIKQKLYHNGHPSPRHL